From the genome of Desmodus rotundus isolate HL8 chromosome 2, HLdesRot8A.1, whole genome shotgun sequence, one region includes:
- the AGTR1 gene encoding type-1 angiotensin II receptor, producing the protein MILNSTTEDGIKRIQDDCPKAGRHNYIFVMIPTLYSIIFVVGIFGNSLVVIVIYFYMKMKTVASVFLLNLALADLCFLLTLPLWAVYTAMEYRWPFGNYLCKIASASVSFNLYASVFLLTCLSIDRYLAIVHPMKSRLRRTMLVAKVTCIIIWLLAGLASLPTIIHRNVFFIENTNITVCAFHYESQNSTIPIGLGLTKNILGFLFPFLIILTSYTLIWKTLKKAYEIQKNKPRNDDIFKIILAIVLFFFFSWVPHQIFTFLDVLIQLGIIHDCKVTDIVDTAMPITICIAYFNNCLNPLFYGFLGKKFKKYFLQLLKYIPPKAKSHSSLSTKMSTLSYRPSDNGNSSTKKPPPCVEVE; encoded by the coding sequence ATGATCCTCAACTCTACTACTGAAGATGGGATTAAGAGAATCCAAGATGACTGTCCCAAAGCTGGAAGGCACAATTACATATTTGTCATGATCCCTACCTTATACAGCATCATCTTCGTAGTGGGAATATTTGGAAACAGCTTGGTGGTGATCGTCATTTACTTTTACATGAAAATGAAGACTGTAGCCagtgttttccttttgaatttaGCACTGGCTGACTTGTGCTTTTTACTGACTTTGCCCCTATGGGCCGTCTACACTGCTATGGAATACCGCTGGCCTTTTGGCAATTACCTGTGTAAGATCGCTTCAGCCAGTGTCAGTTTCAACCTCTATGCCAGTGTGTTTCTACTCACATGTCTAAGCATTGATCGCTACCTGGCTATCGTTCACCCAATGAAGTCCCGCCTCCGGCGCACAATGCTTGTGGCCAAAGTCACCTGCATCATTATTTGGCTACTGGCAGGCTTGGCCAGTTTGCCAACTATAATCCACcgaaatgtatttttcattgagAACACCAATATCACAGTTTGTGCTTTCCATTACGAGTCCCAAAATTCAACCATCCCCATAGGGCTGGGCCTAACCAAGAATATACTGggtttcctgtttccttttctgatcaTTCTTACCAGTTATACTCTCATTTGGAAGACCTTGAAGAAGGCTTATGAAATTCAGAAGAACAAGCCAAGAAATGATGATATTTTCAAGATAATTTTGGcaattgtgcttttctttttcttttcctgggttCCCCATCAAATATTCACTTTCCTGGATGTTCTGATCCAGCTGGGCATCATACATGACTGTAAAGTCACAGACATTGTTGACACCGCCATGCCTATCACTATTTGCATAGCTTATTTTAACAATTGCCTTAATCCTCTCTTCTATGGCTTTcttgggaaaaaatttaaaaagtattttctccaGCTTCTGAAGTACATCCCCCCAAAGGCCAAATCCCACTCAAGTTTATCAACAAAAATGAGCACGCTTTCTTACCGCCCCTCGGATAATGGAAACTCATCCACCAAGAAGCCTCCCCCATGTGTTGAGGTTGAGTAA